Genomic window (Methanoculleus thermophilus):
GGAGCGAGAAGAGGTTTGCAAACCCGAGCACCCGATCGGGGTCCGGGTAGATGGCAGTCCAGACCGCGCCGAGCCCGAGCGCGTGAGCAGCGAGGAGGATGTTTTGGGTCGCCGCGGCGCAGCCCTGCACCGAGATGTCGCGGTCTTCCGGGTGGCTTAAGTCCGCACAGACGAGGATCGCGAGCGGTGGAGGTGGGCGGATCTTGGCATACGGGCTGACGGCAGGAATTCTAGCGAGAATATCCGGGTCGTCGATGGCGATAAAGTGCCAGGGCGGCTCGCTCCCGGAGAACGGTGCCTGCATCGCGGCGGCGAGGAGGCTTTTCGCCGTCTCCGGAGCGACCGGACGATCGGTGTACTCCCGTACGCTTCGCCGGGTCAGAATTGCTTCGAGGGCGTCCATGATGGACCCCTGTGGACGGTTCTTGACTTCAAACATTCCCCGGGATCCCTCTCCCCACCGGCATAAGGTAGAGCGGCACCGTCTCCTCCGAAAGCTTGAGGACCTCGCGAACCGCGGCATCGTCGAACGCCCCCATGGCAACGGTAGCAAGATTCATCGTCTCTGCCTGGAGGTAGACATTCTGGGCAGCATGCCCGGTCTCCATGTATACGAACTGCATCCCCCGTTCTTCGCCGTATTTTGCGATCGTTCGCTCGGGGTCCGCGGCGATGACGAGCGTTGCCGGGGCGTCGCCGACCTGAGTCTGGTTGCGCGCCGCAACCTTGAGGGCCTCCCGCAGGTCCCCTCTCTCGAGGCGGACGAGTTGATGCCCCGCGGGATCGTAGTGGTAGGTCCCCGGCTCGAGATCGGTGACGCTTCCCGCGACGAGGTAGACCTCCAGGGGGTAAAGTGCGCCGGCGGAAGGTGCGGTCCGGTGGCCCGTGCTGTCCGTGATCCCTTGCGCTGCCCAGAGGACCTACCCGATCTCGGCGAGCGTGAGCGGCGTTTCGGCATAGACCCGGACCGACCGCCGGTTGCTGAGTGCCTGCTCTACGGAGATGCCGCTCTAGGTCCTTGGTTAGGGGTGGGTGATGACACTCTCTTCCTGTGGTGTCGACGTGCTGTTCTCACCCGGTGTCTGGAGTGTACCGATACATCCTGCGGCAAGAACTGCCATTGCGAGCAGCGCACTGATGATGATGCCTGCGTGCAGATATCTCCGATTCATAATATCGAAGTGAAATTCCTGGGCTATGATGGTTACCGATTCATCTTATCGTTTCTTCATTATCTTCTCCCGCCCCTTTCTGCGGTATCTGACCAATGAGAAGGGGAACTTCACGAGGTCGCGAAGACCACCTGCCGACGAGAAGTTTTGCATATCGCGCCTGACCCCGGCGAGAAGTTCGTCGACGACCTCCTGCTCCTTTGCCTCGCCTTCTTCCTGCACAGACGTCAGGCGATGAATTGAGTACAGCCCGAGGATGAAGGCGAAGAGGAAGAAGAACTCCCACTGCTGAAGATCGAGTGTGACAAAGACGAGTTCGCGTGCCGGGTCCCTCCAGATCAGAGTCCAGATGAGCTCACGCTCGGCAAAGAAGTCCACAAGAAGCCCGCCGAGGATCGGAGCCACCCCGGCGGCGACCGAATTGGCGAACGTGCTCGCTGCAAGGTAACTGGTTGCCTGGCCCTTTGGAGCCAGTTTCAGGCCGATGTTCCCCGAGGCAAGCGAGACCCCCGCAAGCGAGATCCCCATTAGGATGTGAATGAGGATGAGGAGGGGATAGGTCAGGATGTAGACATCGGGGAGGGTGACGAACATCCATGCAAAGATCGCGAGCATATAGAGCGGTCCGCTCACTGCGAGGACAGATTTGTTGGAGTACCGGTCGGCAACACCTCCCCATGACCGGTAGAAGGCGATATTCATGATCTGGCTGAGGACGCTGAGACCGACGACGAGCGAGACGTCAAGACCAATCCTCTGGAGCATATAGACCGTGAAGAATGGGGAGGCGAGGTTGACGGCAAAGTTCCACGAGGCAAGGAAGATGATGAGGTTCTTGAAGTTGAGATCCGCAAACGGCTTTTTGATCGCGGCAAAGAGGCCGTCCTCCTCGTATTCGACGACCATCCTGGGTTCTGGCGTGCGGGCGAGGAACGTGATCCCGATAAGGCCCGCGATGAGTCCTAGGGCAAAGAGGACGGAGTAGCCGTAGGTCGGGAGGTCAGGGAAGGCGATCTCCCACGAATCGATGAAGAACCCGGCAACGAGGCTGACGACGAGTGCAAGCGCTGTGGAGAGCGTGAGTCTGTTGGAGAAGAATGCGCCAAGCCGGTCCTGCGGTATCAGGTCACGCATCCAGGAGTTCCAGCCGCAGTGAGAGATTGCCGAGAATGCTGAGTACAGGACAATCGATGCGATGAGCACGAATATCCCCTGCCCGGGCGAGAGGAAGAACGGTATCAGAATGATAGGGACCCAGCAGAGGCGTGCCACGAGGGAGGCCGTAACAACGATCAGTCTCCGCTTCCGTATGCGGTCGACGACGTAGATGGACGGGATCTGCAGGAGTTCTGCAAGGGGCGAGATGGCGGAGAGCAGGCCGATCACGGTGTTCGAGGCCCCGAGTTGCAGGGCGAAGGCTACAAGGAAGATGCCGCCGGTCAACGTCACCATCGCTTGGGTGGCAAGGCCGTCCCAGATGACGAGTTTCAAGCCGTGGCCGATCTCTTCGTCTGTTAGCCCCTCTTTTGTCTCAAAGACCATACGTTGTCCGGTCTCCGTTTACGATGCTCAGGGATGCTCTTTGCTGCGCTGAGCCGCCCGGTGGCAGGCAGGCCTGCTCTACAGTGAATACTCCACAGCGGGCCCTGTTCCGGACAGCCGGTTTCGGGACCTACTGTATAAAAATAGGATTATATTAAGATGTTTAAACAAGTCACCTGGTTCGATTGAGTTTTCAGGTAGCCATCCGGGACTGATCCCGGCTGTTCACCGGCAGGAACTCTTTGAGCCTATCGTTTACTTTAATCTCGTCACTCTTAACTTCCCAACGACCACGGCGTTCTGAAATCGTTACAGAGGGTCAACCCGCCGTCAACGTAGATCGTCTGCCCGGTGATGTAAGCGGCTTCATCCGATGCAAGGAAGGCGAAGACCGCGGCGATCTCCTCCGGCTCCCCGGCGCGGCCGAGTGGAATATGCCCCTCGACGAGGGCTTTCTTCTCCGGGTCTTCCGCCCATTCACGGTTGATCGGGGTTCTAATCGCGCCCGGAGCGACCGTGTTGACCCGGATACCCTGTCCGGCATACTCGAGTGCAAGAGTCTTCCCGAGAGCTCCAAGTCCCGCTTTGCTTGCGGCGTATGGGGCATACTGGGGTTTTGGCATGGTCTCGTGGACCGAGGTGTTGTTGAGGATCACGCCCCCGCCGCCCCGGTCGAGGAAGTGCCTGATCGCTTCCCGTGAGCAGAGGAACGCGCCCCGGAGGTTCACCGCGAGGACCCGATCGTAGGCGTCCATACTCATCTCGTGGGTTGGGCTTGCGGCCTGGATACCGGCGTTGTTGATCAGGACATCAATCCTCCCCCAGGCCTTGAGAACCTCATCGAAGATGCGCTTGACGTCCTCTTCGTTTGCGACGTCCCCCTGGACAAGCATCCCCTTGCACCCCCTCTCGCGGATGAGGCTGCAGGCACCTTGAGCCTCCCCAAGCGTGATCTCCGCCTCCGTCTCGCTTGCATGGTAGTTGATCGCGACGTTTGCGCCTTCATCCGCAAACCTGATCGCCGTCGATCGGCCGATGCCGGTCGAGCCGCCGGTAATCAGGACGTTCTTTCCTTCCAGTCGCTTCATCTCACCTCACCTCCAGGTGGTCCGGGCACCCTGTGGAGTGTGTAGTTTATGAAATCTTGGGTGTGGGCGGGGGCCGCGGTGAAGAACCGAAAGACCGTTAATACCCCTTCACGATACCATTAAATCTGGTTGTCCACTGCTCGTGCGCCCGAACCGGCGCCGGAGGCCGGACGGGGCGGGAGATGTATGCGAGATGATCGGAACAGGTGGTGAAGATACGCGGATACTTGTCGTCGAGGATGACGGCATCATCGCGTTCGATATGGTGTCCCGCCTTGAAAAACTCGGGTACGGGGTTGTTTCGATTGCAGCGACAGGGGCTGATGCGATCCGCCGGGCGGAAGAGCTGCGGCCGCACCTGGTCTTCATGGATATCACGCTCATGGGTGATATGGACGGTATCGAGGCGGCGAAGATCATTCGTGACCGCTTCGGCAGCCGCATTGTTTACGTCACCGGACACTCGGATCCTTCCATCAAAAACCGGGCAATGGCAACGTCCCCCGCCAGATACATCTTAAAGCCATATACCACCGCGGATCTGATCTGCGCGATCAGGTGCGCTCTCCGGCCGGAGTAGCCCCGAGAGGGGGCACGTGCGGCTCCTCTCCGTTGAAGGCGATCGTCACCGTCGTGCCGCCGTCTCCCCGTATTGAGATCTCACCGCCCAGGTACTGCTCGACGAGGTATCGAACTGAGGGAAGGCCGGGGGTGGTGCCCGCGGCAATCTCCATTCCTTCCGGGATACCCACCCCGGTGTCCCGGACGGTAATGGTATATCTGCCTGTATGGTCGCGGTCGATCGCCAGTTCCATCGATCCGGTCATTCCGTCGGGGAATGCGTGCTGGATGACGTTGACAATCCGCTCGGTGAGGATGAATCCGGTGAACTGGGCAAGTTCGAGCGGCATCTCGACCCCCGGGGCACGCACTTTCCAGGCGATCTTCTCCGGGGGCACGTTGTAGGTCCTAAAGAGGGTGCCGGCGAGGCGGGCAATGTAATCCGCCATGCGGACACGGCTGAGGTTCTGCGAGAGGTGGAGTTCTTCGTGGGCGAGGGCGAGCGAGAGGATCTGCTGCTCGGTTGCCCGGACTGCTCTTCGTGCAGCGGGGTCGGTAAGGTGTGAGGTCTGCAGGTGCATGATGCTCGACACCGTCTGGAGTGCGTTGCGCATCCGGAAGTGAATGGCGTGGATCAACGCATCCTTCTCCTCCAGTGCTTTCCTGAGGTCCTGCATCGCTTCGACCTCGCGGGTGACGTCTTCTAGGATGACGGTCACCCCCGGTGCGCCGTCCTCGAAGACGATCGGGATGAACGTCGCGTGGAACTTCATCGTGTGCCCGTCCACTTCCCAGGGGAGTTTGCACCTGCGCTCCTGTCCCCGGAGAGCGGCGTGTATCATTTCGGTGATCTGCTGGCGGATGGGGCGGTCCGGGAGGAATGCCTCAATCGGATAACCGACGATCTCATCTCTGCCGGGGCAGAACTCGGTGCAGAATGCAGTATTGGCGAATACAATGCACAGGTTCCGGTCGAGGACGACGATCAGGTCGGATGTCAGCCCGAGGAGCGCAGAGACCGGCACCCGGTGCGCGAGGGTGTAGAGTTTCGCCGCCGCAACCCTGCGCACCTCGACCTGGCCTGCGGCATGGAGCATGCTCATGTACTTTGCCGTCACGTTTCTGCCGATGCCGAGTTTTCGGGAGATCTCGAGGATACTGAGTCCGTGAGGTTCCTTACGGAGGAGTTTCTTGATCTCTTCGAGTTCGAGCATCTCGCTCGTCATGCAGATCGCGCCTCCTCCGTACTTCTCCGCTGCCATGGTGGTTATTTATGATGTCCGCTCACCATAATTGTTGATATCTTGCCTCTGGAGAACCGGCTTGTGTGTAAAAAATTCATTTTTTTGCAAAAAATTCGAAATACGTTTCGAGAGGCTAAATTTTATTTCACAACATTTATCATAATCTTAGAGTGATCTGCATATAGTATATGCATGCATATATGCGTGCATATCCGCGGGGCGAATCACTCACCCGGGGTTCTCCCCGATATCCCGTGGGACCTGGTCAGGTCCTCTGCACCACCACCCTAGACCCACCGGCGGCAGAGCACACCCGAATCATACACACCGGGGGGCAGAGAGCCCTTTCCCGTTGCCGCACGAGTTCTTCCTGACCTAGTCCGCCTTCGGACGGAAGCATCGTCCATCGTCCCCGGGATGACCAATAAAGGGGATGAACTACGTGGAGAGGATACTGGAACCATTAGATGACAATACTTTCAACTCCGGTAATGACTGTGGAATAAGCGCTGACCTCATAAGGTTGCTTAAAAACGCCGTCGATGGGAGGTTCGAACCGGTGGGGCTCCCGGCCGGATTTAGAGAGAGCGGTGCGGTGGAGGCTCTTGAGTTGATGGCCGATGCCCGGACGGTCCTCCTGAAGAACCCCCTTCCCATGGTCCTCACCGACGTCGGCCTCAACGTCCTCGATCTCAACGATGAGGCGCTCGAACTTTTCGGATGGAGCCGCGAAGAGGCCCTGCACCTGAACATCAAGGACATTGACATCCTCGACCTGAATGGCAAGAGCGTCGCCGACGCCGTGCGCGAGAAACGCCCCATCTCCAGCGAGTTGAAGATCCGGTGCCCGAAGGGCATCCTGTTCCTCAAGACCTGGAGCATTCCTCTGCTTGACGCCGCCGGCAACGTCAAGAGAGTGCACATGCAATTTGTGGACGTCACCGCGGAGAAGAATGCGGCTGCGGATACTGCCGCCTGGTATGAGTCGATCCTTGACGCGGTCCCATTCCCCATCTCGGTCACCGATCTTGAGATGAACTGGACGTTCGTCAACAGGGCCACGGAAACCTTCCTCGGGCGGACGAGGGCGGAGCTCATGGGCCGGCAGTGCAGCGAGTGGCAGGCAAACATCTGCAAGACCCCTAACTGCGGCATCGCCTGCCTCCGGCGCGGGCAGCACCAGACGCTCTTCGAGCAGAACGGCGGCAACTTCCAGGTCGACGTCTCCTACATCAAGAATGCCCGGGGCGAGAACGTCGGCCACGTCGAGATCGTGCAGGATATCTCGGTTATGGTCAAAGCCTCCAGGTACATGGAGGGCGAGGTCCAGCGGCTTGCCGGCAACCTGAGCCGGCTTGCGGCGGGGAACCTGGACTTTGACACCAATATCGCCCCTGCGGACCGGTACACCGAGGACGTTCGGCGGAGTTTCGTCAAGATCATGGAGAGCCTCACGAGTGTCCGCGACAGACTGGGTGCAATGATCGAGGATGCCGAACTGCTGGAGCAGGCAGCGCAGGACGGGCGCCTGCAGGTCCGGGCCGACGCCACGCGGCACGAGGGTGAGTTCCGCACAATCATCGAGGGTCTCAACGCCACGCTGGACGCGGTCGTCACGCCGCTTACCGAGGCGAATGGTGTCCTCCAGCGGATGGCCGTCAATGACTACACAGTGCGGATGACCGGCCAGTATCAGGGAACCTATGCGGAGGTCGCGACGGCCATCAATCGGGTCATAGACCAGGTCAACCGCGTCGCCGATGTCTTTGACGGATCAGTCATGGTGACCTCTCCGACCGCGAAGCGCTTGCGAAAATCGGCCGCCGTTCTGAGCAGGATCGGCTTGCCCCGGCCGGTCTGCGCACTTTGGAGACCCTCCATACCCTGGTTACCGAGACTGAGATGCTGACTCGTGCGGCCCAGAATGGGCAGCTCGGCGTGCGTGCCGATGCAACACAGCACGAAGGGGAGTATCGCAAGATCGTGGAGGGGATCAACGAGACCCTGGATACCATCGTCGTTCCCTTCAAGATGGTAAAAGAGGCTATCGCCCAGCTCGAGAGCAGCACGCAGGAGACGAGCAAGAGTTCCGACGAGATTGCAAAGGCGGCCGAACAGGTGGCGGTGACGAGCCAGAAGTGTGCAGACTTCTCAAGGCAGGTGCTCAAAGAGATCGAGGGCATCGGGAACCAGATGGCGGATCTCTCCGCCTCCAACGAGGAGATTGCGAGCACTGTGCAGGAAGTGCTCTCTGTGAGCAATGAAACGGCCCGGATCGGAAAAGGGGGTCTGGAACTTGGAGAGGCCACCAAACAGAAGATGGCTGCCGTTGAGGAGATCTCCCGGCAGAGCATGGAAGAGATCGTCAGGCTCAACGGACAGATGGCCGAGATCGGCAAGATCGTGAAACTCATCAACGACATCGCCAACCAGACCAACCTCCTCGCGCTCAACGCCGCGATCGAGGCCGCCCGGGCCGGGGAGCACGGCCGCGGGTTCGCGGTCGTCGCAGGCGAGATCCGCAACCTTGCCGGAGAGTCCAAGAAGGCGAGCCACAACATCGAAGACCTTATCGCCTCGATCGTTGCGAACAGCAATAGGACCGCAACGAACATGGAGCAGGTCTACGCGGAGATCGAGGAAGGCGTCGAGAGCGTCAACCGCACGATCGCCGAACTGAAGAAGATCGTCTCCGGGGCGGAGACGGTCAGCGGCGATGTGGGTGAGATCGCCCGGGCTATCGAGAACCAGGCGAACGTCGGGAACCGCGTTGTCGAGGCGATGGACGAAGGAACCCGCCTGATCAAAGAGACCCAGGCGCAGGTGGAGAACCTGGCGTCTCTCTCTGAAGAGACGAGCGCTTCGACCGAGGAGATCGGGAGCGCCGCGCACGAACTCAACGACATGGCAGGCAATCTCAAGGCAACCATGCAGCGGTTCTCCTTCTAGAGCGGGGTGTGGAGAATGGCGACCATAGGTGTTGTTGAGTTCCAAGTCGGGGGATCACTGTATGCCCTCGACATCCACCTCGCGCAGGAGATCGTCGAGATGATGCCGATCACGCCGGTGCCGAGAGCACCGCCCTACCTCGAAGGGATCATGAACCTCCGGGGCGAGATCACCAACATCATCAACCTCAGTCAGCTGCTGTGCCTCTCCGAACAGGAGAGGACCGAGAATCAGAAGATCATCGTTCTGGCTCCCGAGGCCTCCGGCGGGTCGAAGGTCGGGATCGTCGTCGACGACGTCCTTAGCGTCATCCAGGTCGCGGAGACGGACGTCGAACGGCTGGACGCAGCCATCTCAAGCCAGGCCTACATGAAGGGGATCATCAAACTTCAGGGCAGCGACGGGCTTGACCGGGAGAAGAAGGGCGAGAAAGACCTCGTCATCTGGATAGATATCCAGAAGGCCCTCGGGGATCTGGTGAACGATCGGGGTGCGTGATGGAATGGGGTGGGGAAGGACCGTCCTCCTCATCCTGGGGCACGCGGCCGGCCCTGAACCGTGCGGTGCTTTCCGCAAGACCCTTCTGATGCAAAGTTGCTTCTGTTATTTTAGCGAAATACTGAGTTTTCAACGCCATTCCTCGAGCAGCCTTCGGATGAGTTCTCTCTTATCGGGCCTCCCGGCAGTGAGCGCCTGAAAATGCTCCTCGTAGATGGGTTTTTTCGCCGAATAAAACGTCCCGAGTGCGATAGGCGCTTCCCGGTCGTAGTTCCACTCACGTATCTTTGCAAGAGCGCTCTCGAACCGCCCCGTATCGACATCCCCCTCCCGCAGTTCGTAGGTGTGCTTGTTGTAGTAATCGGTCAGATTGAAGTAGGTCGCGCAGATCTGGAGAACGTCGACGAACGAGAACCCCCTGTGCATGATCGCTTCTTTGAAGAGGCCTTTTAGGTGCTGGACCTTCTTTGTGTAGCCACGCGCGATGTGGGTCGCCCCGGCGGCGAGCATCACCTCTAGCGGGTTTATGGGATGCTCCGTGATCCCGCCGGGGGTGGAGCGCCCTTTAAACCCGGTGGGCGATGTCGGTGTGTACTGCCCTGTCGTCAGCCCGTAGACCCGGTTGTTGTGGACGATGACCGTGATGTCGCTGTTTCGTTTGGCTGCGAAGATGAGGTGGTCGAGCCCCTCGGCGTAGATATCCCCGTCCCCGACGTGACAGATGACCTTTAAGTCCGGATTTGCCATCCGTATCCCGGTGGCCGCCGGGATCGAGCGGCCGTGGATGCCGTAGAAACTGTTGACGCCCAAGTAGTCGACCAGTTTACCGTGACATCCGATCCCGCCGAGGAGGACGAAGTTCTCGAGAGGTATCCCTTCCTCCTCCGAGAGCTCGGCGATTGCCGACTTCATCATATGCTGGATCGAGAAGTTGCCGCACCCGGGGCACCAGGTGTTCTGGACCGGGGTGATGAGTTCCCCTGCCGTCTTTCCCGCAGGCTGTTTTGGTTTCATACAAAGACCTCCGCAAGGCGCGCCTCGAGTTCATCAACCGCAAACGGCCGCCCGTCGTACTTCAGGATCGATCTCCCCGGGTCGAACCCATGCTGCCTGAGTAATCGTGCGAGCTGGCCGGTGGCGTTATTCTCGACGCAGACGACCTTCCCCGCCCCGATCATCGCCTCCTTCCAGGCGCGGACGGGGAACGGGGCGAGCACCAGCGGCTGGACGACCCGAGCCTCGAAGGCCTCGGCAGCCTCGATGCACGCCCACTTCTCCGATCCCCAGCAGATGATCGTTTTCCCGGCGTCGCGTGCGCCGTATGTCCTCACGACCGGGTAGGCGCCCAGTTCCGCCGAGAGACTTGCACCCTTCTTGAGCATCTTCTCCCTCAGTCTCCGTGTCTGATCAGGCGCTTCCGTGGTGAACCCGGCCTCGTCGTGGGCGTAACTGTTCACCTTCACGACCGCGCCCTCCCGCCCCGGGAAGGCAAGCGGCGATACCCCCTCCTCGGTCAGTGCATAGCGGCTGTACTCTCCATTTCCATCCCAGAGCAGTGGTTCCTGGTCCGGGTGCGGGACGACGGCATCGATATCGAAGGAGAAGGCGCCTTCCGCGAGCGTCTTGTCGGTCAAGATAATAGAAGGCACCTGATACTTCCATGAGAGCATCAGAGCGGTCGCCGACCAGACGTAGGCTTCATCGAGGTCGCCCGGAGCGACGACGAGTCGGGGGAACTCTCCCTGGCCTGCGTTCAGGATAAAGTGGAGTTCGGTCTGGGCAGTGTAGGTGGGGAGGCCTGTGCTCGGGCCGGGGCGTTGCCCCATCACGATCGTCACCGGGAGTTCCGCCATCCCGGCAAGGGAGAGCCCCTCGGTCATCAGGCAGAACCCGCCGCCAGATGTACCGACCGCAGCCTTCTTTCCGGCGTAGGCAAGGCCAAGGGCCATCATGACGACGCTGATCTCGTTTTCCGGGTGGAGGACCTTGATAGAGAGGTCCTCCGCCCGTTCCGCAAGGAAGTGGAGGAGGTTTGACGTCGGGGTCATCGGGTAGGCGATATAGGTATCTAGCCCGCCGTGGACGAGCCCAAGCCCCGTGACCTCGTTTCCGGTCAGGACGGGAAGCGTCGGAGCACCGAGCGGTTCGACGGAGAAGACGGTTTCCACGGCATCGTAGCCCCGGCCGGCGACCCGGAGGTTTGCCTCCAGGTGCTTTTCCGGGACGGCGGCGCGGAGGACATCCTCAAGGACCTCTCGGCCGATGCCCGCCGTCCGCGCGAGGGCACCGAGCATCGCGGAGTTCTTGGTGATCGGGGGCGCTTTCTCCTCTTCGATTATTCTATCGAGCGGGAGGCCCTGGCCTATCCCTTTTGCCACCTGAGAGGCGTCGTAGATGACTGTCGTGCCTTCGTGGATCCGTTCCCGGTGGGTCTCAATGCCGTTCTGGTCGAAGGCGAGAAGGATATCGACCCGGGTACGGTGTGCTCCGATTGCCTTATCCGAAGCGCGGATGATCGCGAAGTTATGCCCGCCGCGGATGAGCGATGGGTAATCGAAATACATGTAGGTGCGGTATCCGAGCCGTGAGAAGAGGCGGGCAATGGAGAGGCCTGCCGTGTTGATTCCTTCGCCGGCCTTGCCGCCGATCAGTACCGAGTATTCGCTCATGGTATTCGAGTGTGGCGTACCGCGGTTGCGGGTATATAGATTGTGCCTCCGGGGAAGAGGGGCATGAGGGCTGCGGGGCAGCAAAGGACGCAAAAAGGAATGGGCGGCAACCTTCGCCCCTCACGTCCATCATGGTACCCTTACCGCACAATCGGCGACGCTGTCTTATCGAAGGGGTTTGAACGCACGGCAAGCGAGAAGAGGTAGGGATAGTTCTTCTGGAGGTATTCCATGTAATTGAGCCATTCTCCTATGAGCAGGCTGTATGCCCGCTTGATGTCCACGGTGAGGTGGGCAATATCGGTCTGTGGGAGAGCGGAAAAGTCGCCCCGGCGTTCGAGTTCCTCGGTCAGGTGGAATACAGCCCGGAGGAGGTTGGTGAATGACTCGTGCTCCAGGAGGACAGGGTTCTCAAGCAGCCGCAGAAGGAATCCACGCCGCTCTGTAAGGTAACGGCAGAGTTCTTCAAGATTCGCGGCCCCGACGGAAAGGTTGCAACGATGGCTGCGAAGACGGTCGCGCACGCGCGAGAACCTCTCCGGCGTCCAGGCCTCCGTTACGATGAGTTCCTGCCTTATCTCCTCTAGATCTCGGTCGTGTTCCGAGAGGGAGGTGAGGAGTCCGGAGCCGACCTCCGAAAAGAATGCCCCGATGACCATATTCATCTTCTCCAACCGTTCGCGTTTGGCCCGAATGCTTAAAAGCTGGTTTAAGATGAGCGTCACAAGAAGGACATTGATCGGTAGAAAACCGAGGGCGTTGAAGATATACTGGTAGGTATTCTGGGGATCTCCGAGCAGGAGGTCTTTTACGACGTATATCACGACCGAAGAAGCAACCAGGATGATCCCGAGCCGTACTTCCCAGGTCCTAAGACTGAGATGCATGATTTAGAGAAAGTACGACTGCCGGGAAAATAATGGTTGGGCCCCGGGCAGCCTTCAAACGTGGAGGCGCGATGACGCCGGAGTCTTGAGGTGCAGCTTGGGCCTTTGCAGGCCTGCAATCTCTCCTCGAACCCAGGCGACGAGATCGAGCAGCCCCTCCTCAAGGGAGACCTTCGGCTCGTAGCCGAGGGCCTCCCGGGCACGGCTGATATCTGCAAAGCAGTGGCGGACGTCACCGACCCGGGCGGTCCCCATGATCTCGGGCGCAAGGTACTCTCGTCCGGTTATCGTTGCAAGGAGGTCGACGACGGTCCGGAACGTATGAGGGCGGCCGCTCCCTATGTTGAACGTCTCATAGGCAGCTCCTGGCGACTCCAGGGCCAGGCGGAAGGCGCGTGCCGCGTCGTAAACGCTCACAAAGTCGCGCTGCTGGTATCCGTCCTCAAAGAGGCGCACAGGAAGCCCCTGGAGGAGACGGGATGCATATTCGGTCAGCATGCCGGAGTACGGGCTGGCATAACCCTGATGCGGTCCATAGATGGGAAAGAGTCTGAGGATGGTCGTCGGAATGCCGTATGCCTCGCCGATCATCCTGCACATCTCCTCCTGGTTGTACTTGGAGACGGCATAGATCGAGAGTGGTGATGCTTCTTTCGTCTCCGGTGTGGGAAGGGGATAGATCACTTCGCCGTCAGGGCTCCGGGGTTCCCAGTTTCCCTTTGCAATATCCTTGGGCGAGCGCCTGATCTTCGGGTAGACGGTGCCGTTGTACGAACAGTACAGGCCTTCTCCGTAGACGGCAGAGCTTGAGGCGACGATGAGCCGCTCGATGGGATGGTCGAGCAAGGCCTCGAGGAGGACGGCTGTCCCGATGGTGTTGACGCTCGTATACTTCTCAATCCGGCACATGCTCGGCCGTTCTCCAACGACCGCCGCAAGATGGATGACGGCATCCACCCCCTCCAGGGCCTCCTGCAGATGCTGTGGGTCACGTATATCCCCGACGAGGACTTCGGCCCGCCCATCAAGATGGCCGGGAGGCTGCCTGTCTGGACCGTGCACCTGCGGCGTCAGGTTGTCAAGGATCCGGACATGATAGCCGTGCTGTAGCAGTTCCGTCGTGAGATGTGAGCCGATGAATCCAGCCCCACCGGTGATGAGGAGGGTTGGATTTGTGTCCGTATGCATGGTATATCAGGGAGACCTGACGCGCTCTTTACATTAAATATTATCGCGATAAATAAATAAATTTAAAAATTGGTGATTGGATGGATCCTCCCCTCCAGAGTTCTTGATTCCCGATCAATCAAGCGCTCTGGAGGTG
Coding sequences:
- a CDS encoding methyl-accepting chemotaxis protein is translated as MLTRAAQNGQLGVRADATQHEGEYRKIVEGINETLDTIVVPFKMVKEAIAQLESSTQETSKSSDEIAKAAEQVAVTSQKCADFSRQVLKEIEGIGNQMADLSASNEEIASTVQEVLSVSNETARIGKGGLELGEATKQKMAAVEEISRQSMEEIVRLNGQMAEIGKIVKLINDIANQTNLLALNAAIEAARAGEHGRGFAVVAGEIRNLAGESKKASHNIEDLIASIVANSNRTATNMEQVYAEIEEGVESVNRTIAELKKIVSGAETVSGDVGEIARAIENQANVGNRVVEAMDEGTRLIKETQAQVENLASLSEETSASTEEIGSAAHELNDMAGNLKATMQRFSF
- a CDS encoding chemotaxis protein CheW, with product MATIGVVEFQVGGSLYALDIHLAQEIVEMMPITPVPRAPPYLEGIMNLRGEITNIINLSQLLCLSEQERTENQKIIVLAPEASGGSKVGIVVDDVLSVIQVAETDVERLDAAISSQAYMKGIIKLQGSDGLDREKKGEKDLVIWIDIQKALGDLVNDRGA
- a CDS encoding NAD-dependent epimerase/dehydratase family protein; the encoded protein is MHTDTNPTLLITGGAGFIGSHLTTELLQHGYHVRILDNLTPQVHGPDRQPPGHLDGRAEVLVGDIRDPQHLQEALEGVDAVIHLAAVVGERPSMCRIEKYTSVNTIGTAVLLEALLDHPIERLIVASSSAVYGEGLYCSYNGTVYPKIRRSPKDIAKGNWEPRSPDGEVIYPLPTPETKEASPLSIYAVSKYNQEEMCRMIGEAYGIPTTILRLFPIYGPHQGYASPYSGMLTEYASRLLQGLPVRLFEDGYQQRDFVSVYDAARAFRLALESPGAAYETFNIGSGRPHTFRTVVDLLATITGREYLAPEIMGTARVGDVRHCFADISRAREALGYEPKVSLEEGLLDLVAWVRGEIAGLQRPKLHLKTPASSRLHV
- a CDS encoding thiamine pyrophosphate-dependent enzyme — protein: MKPKQPAGKTAGELITPVQNTWCPGCGNFSIQHMMKSAIAELSEEEGIPLENFVLLGGIGCHGKLVDYLGVNSFYGIHGRSIPAATGIRMANPDLKVICHVGDGDIYAEGLDHLIFAAKRNSDITVIVHNNRVYGLTTGQYTPTSPTGFKGRSTPGGITEHPINPLEVMLAAGATHIARGYTKKVQHLKGLFKEAIMHRGFSFVDVLQICATYFNLTDYYNKHTYELREGDVDTGRFESALAKIREWNYDREAPIALGTFYSAKKPIYEEHFQALTAGRPDKRELIRRLLEEWR
- a CDS encoding 2-oxoacid:acceptor oxidoreductase subunit alpha encodes the protein MSEYSVLIGGKAGEGINTAGLSIARLFSRLGYRTYMYFDYPSLIRGGHNFAIIRASDKAIGAHRTRVDILLAFDQNGIETHRERIHEGTTVIYDASQVAKGIGQGLPLDRIIEEEKAPPITKNSAMLGALARTAGIGREVLEDVLRAAVPEKHLEANLRVAGRGYDAVETVFSVEPLGAPTLPVLTGNEVTGLGLVHGGLDTYIAYPMTPTSNLLHFLAERAEDLSIKVLHPENEISVVMMALGLAYAGKKAAVGTSGGGFCLMTEGLSLAGMAELPVTIVMGQRPGPSTGLPTYTAQTELHFILNAGQGEFPRLVVAPGDLDEAYVWSATALMLSWKYQVPSIILTDKTLAEGAFSFDIDAVVPHPDQEPLLWDGNGEYSRYALTEEGVSPLAFPGREGAVVKVNSYAHDEAGFTTEAPDQTRRLREKMLKKGASLSAELGAYPVVRTYGARDAGKTIICWGSEKWACIEAAEAFEARVVQPLVLAPFPVRAWKEAMIGAGKVVCVENNATGQLARLLRQHGFDPGRSILKYDGRPFAVDELEARLAEVFV